The DNA segment CGAGTCCCCCGCCCGGAGCGGGGGACTCGCGGCCGTCGCCGGATCGTACTTTGTCACCGACTGGCTCGGCGAGATCGGCATGGTCGGTGTACTGCCCAGGTATCGGCGCCGCGGCTACGGCACGCTCGTGTCGCACCTCGTCACGCAGGACATCCTGCGCCGCGCCAAGAAGGCCTGCCTCCACGTGGCCAAGGCCGACCACGGCCCGCACGAGATGTACCTCAAGATGGGTTATCGCGACGCCGGCGAAGGCCATCTCGCCGTCTGGCACGTGTGAAGATCGGCGTTCATCCGTGAAATCTGTGGCCCCCCTCGCTTCCTCGTGCTAGCCTGCGGGCGCATTTCGTGAGGAGGTCGTCTCGCCATGAAGCTCACCGAGGAGCAGATCGCTGCCATCGTCCGCAAGGTGTCCGACCGTCTTGCCGCCGAGCCGTCTGCTGCACCGCCGCCCGACGCGCTCACTTGCGAGATCGCGCGTGAGGATGGGGTCTTCGACGACATCGACCGCTGCTTCGACGCGGCGTGGGAGGCCTATCGTTTCCTCGAATCGGGCACGCTCGACGTGCGCTGCGCCATCATCGCCGCCATGCGCCAAGCGGCCGTTGACGCCGCGCCGATGCTCTCGCGTCTCGCCGTCGAGGAAACACGCCTCGGCCGCGCCGACGACAAGGTGAAGAAAAACCTCCTCGTCGCCACCAAGACGCCCGGCACGGAAGCGCTCAGGCCCGAGGCCTTCACGGGCGACCGCGGCATGACGCTGACCGAGTGGGCGCCGTACGGCGTCATCTGCTCGATCACGCCGTGCACGAACCCAACCGAGACCATCATCTGCAACGCCATCGGAATGGTCGCCGCGGGCAATTCCGTCATCTTCAACCCGCACCCGCTCGCCAAACGCACGTCGCAGCGCTGTGTCCAACTGCTCAACCGCGCCATCGTGAGCGCCGGCGGGCCGCCCAATCTGCTCTCGACGCTCGCGGAGCCGACGATCGAAACGGCCGGCGCGTTCATGAAGCACCCGCGCCTGCCGCTGCTCGTCGTCACCGGCGGGCCCGCCGTCGTCAAAGCGGCCATGGCGTGCGGCAAGAAGGTCATCGCCGCCGGCCCTGGCAACCCGCCCGTTGTCGTGGATGAGACGGCCGACCTCCCCAAGGCGGGTCGCGACATCGTCGCCGGCGCCTCGCTCGACAACAACATCATCTGCACCGACGAGAAGGTCGTCATCGCCGTCGATGGGATCGCCGATCAGCTCAAGATCCTCATGCGCGAGCACGGCGCCTATGAGCTGAGCCGCGATCAGGCGAAGGCGCTCAACGCGATCATCATCGCCACGCCGCCCACTGACGGATGCCGCGGCGAGCCGCGCAAGGAATGGATCGGCCAGGACGCAAAGAGAATCCTCGCCGAACTCGGCGTCCAGGTCGATGATTCCATCCGGCTCGTCATCGTCGACGTTCCCGCCGATGATCCGCTCGTGCGCACCGAGCAGCTCATGCCCGTTCTGCCCATCGTGCGCGTGCCCAGCGTCGATGAGGGAATCGCGCTCGCCAAGGACGTCGAGGCCGGCTGCCGTCACACCGCGTCAATGTGGTCGCGCAACATCGACAAGCTCCACGCCATGGCGCGCACGATCAACACGTCCATCTTCGTCAAAAACGGCCCGAACTACGCCGGCCTCGGTCTCGGCGGCGAAGGCTTCACCTCGTTCACCATCGCCTCGCCGACGGGCGAGGGCCTCACCTGCGCGCGCCACTTCGTCCGCCACCGCCGCTGCACGCTCGTCGACGCCTTCCGTATCGTCTGACGGGCTGGCAGGAAACCGGATCCGGCGAACCACCGCCCAAAGCCGGCGGCATGAGCTCCTCGGTCAACATCAAGCAGGGCCAACACCAACGCCTACTTGCCGCCGAAGAGGCCAAGGTTGTCGGCCAGACGCAGCGCGGTGACGATTGCCGTGGCGTAGGCGAGATAGGCGAACGTGCGCCTGATCTGGACGCCGTGCAGCTTCTTGGTGATGGCCGCGCCAAGCTGGGCCCCCAGCGTGCTGCCGATGAGCAGACACGTCGCCAGGACGAGATCGCAGTTGCTGTTTCCGGTCCGCGAGAAGAACCCGAGTCCCGAGGCGTGGAAAAACGTGCCGACGGCGGAGTTGAGAATGATCATGAACAGGCTTGTGCCGATGGCGATGCCCGTCGGCACGCCAAGGATGTAGATCATGGCGGGCACCATGACGATACCGCCGCCGACGCCGAGCAGCCCGGCCGTCAGCCCGGCGAGGACGCCGATCAGCGCCAGCATCCACACGGAGACGCGTTCGATTCCAGACGACGGCAGCGATACGAGCGGCCGCCACGCCAGGCGTTCGAGCACGCGCCGCAGCGGCGCCCGGAACGGCGCGTCCGGATTGTCGCGCAATTCCTGACGGCGACGCGCCGTCTCGCGCTGGAAGGTCCGCCCGACGAGCACAAGATACACGCCATAGATGAGCGGGATAACGAAGTTCACGGCGAGGATGGCGCGCGGCGCAAAGCTGAACTCCCCCAGACGCTTGAGCAGCTCGACCAGTCCCGCACCCAGCCAAGTCCCCACGAAGCCGCCCGCAAACATGAGCAGGCCAAGCCGCGCGTCCACCTGGCGAAGCCTGTGATGGCGAATTGTGGCAGAGATCGACGTGCCGAGGATCACCGCGAGACTCGATCCGACGGCGACGTTCGAGTCCACGCGGAAGACAATGTAGAGCATCGGTACCGTGATGATGCCGCCGCCAACGCCGTAGAAGCCCGCGACGAACCCGCTCGCGAGCCCAAGCACGAGAAGCGCAACAAGGTCGATCGACTGACCAGCGACCGGCAGATCGACCCCGAGCATGATGCCCCTAACCTTCCTTGCGGGACACGAGCCGTTCGATGCCCATCGTGACCGCCGCCATCATGACGCCGAGCGCGACCGGCACGACGAGACACAGCGCCACGTAGAGCCACGACGGCTTCCCGCCCGGCCCGGCCGGCAGCACAGACTCGATCGATGCAACGATCCCGCACAGCCCTGTCATACGCCCTCGGAGAGCACCACGTAGAGGATATAGCCGAGAAAACCGACGAGGGCGAGAACGACCAGGCCGACCAGCACGAGCAAGATAACGTTCACTATGCGGCCGGCGCGCTTGCCGATGAGCCGCTCGATGCCTTCCTTGAGGTCGAAGGACGACACGGCCGTCTCTTCCGCGTCACCCGCTGTTCGGGCGGCCACGATCCGCCGTCGCCGCAACGCCAACACATAGCCGGCCGCCGCGGCGAGAAGCACCACGCCCAGCACGATGAGCAACCGGTCCCAGTGCGCCGTGCTCTCGTGAATACTGGCGGGCTCAGCCCGAAGCAACAGCACGACGATTGCCGCACCGGCAAGCAGCACACCAACAAGCCCGAAGCGTACATGAAGTCCCATAATCTCTCCCTTTGGGTCGCGGTCATCCGCGTTCGCAGAGAACGAACACGCTAGAACTCGAGGCTGCTCAGGAACGCACGGAAGTACGGGTTGATCCTGTCGTACTCGACGAGGAACGCGTCGTGTCCGTACGCCGAGCGGATCTCGTGGTAGACGACGCTCTTGCCCTGCGCTTCGAGGATCTGCGCCATACGCGCCATGTGCTCGGCGGGGAAGAGCCAGTCGGACGTGAAGCTCATCATGAACACACGCGCCTCGATGCGGGCCAGCGCCTCCTCGATCGTCCCGTAGCCTCGCGACAGGTCATACCAGTCCATCGCGCGGCTCAGGTAGATGTAGGAGTTCGCGTCGAACTTGCGGACCTTGACGAACTTCTCGCCCTGGTGGTCAAGGTAACTTTCGACCTGGAACTGCTCGTCGAACTCGTGCCACTTGTCGATGTTTGTGTGCTCGCGGCCGAACTTGCGGCGCATGCCCTCTTCGCTCAGGTACGTGATGTGCGCCACCATGCGCGCCAACGCCAGTCCCTCGAGCTCGGGCATTGTGTCGTAGTAATCGCCCCCGTTCCAGTGCGGGTCGGCCATGATCGCGTGACGGCCCACCTTGTTGAACGCGATCGCCTGCGCGGTCAGCGCGTCCGTGGCGGCCACCGGCATGATGGCCCGGGCGAACCCCGGGTGGTCGACCGCCCACTGGAGCACCTGCATCCCGCCGATCGAGCCACCCGTCATGCACAGCACCTGATCGAGGCCGAAGTGGTCGCGCAGCAGGTGGTGCTTCGCGTTGACGATGTCGCGGATCGTGATCGGCGGGAAACTCACGGCGTACGGTTTGTCGGTCTTCGGGTCGATCGAGTTCGGCCCCGTCGAGCCCGAGCATCCGCCGAGGCAGTTCGAGGCGACGATGAAATACTTGTTGGTGTCGAACGGCTTGCCCGGACCGATTGCCTCCGACCACCAGCCTGACGAGGTTTCCTCGCCCTCGTACTTGCCGGTCAGGTGCGCGTTGCCCGTGAGCGCGTGGCACACGTAGATCACGTTCGACTTCGCGGCGTTCAGCGTGCCGTACGTCTCGTAGTAGAGCGTGATGGGCCCGAACGAACGCCCGCTCTCGAGCTGCATCTCGTTCGGCGGCTCGGCGAACGTGAACGTTCCTGTCTTGAGATTCGTGTCTTTCATGGCGCCATTCTGTTCGGTGCGTTACGCCGTTGTCAATCCCCGGCGGGCGCAGGGCCGACCGCCCCACATCGAACACCGATGTCTACGTCAGCGTTGTAGTGCGGGCGCCCCTGCGCCCGCCGAAGCTCCGAAGGAGCGAAGCTCAGCCCTGGAGTCAGACCTGCGCCAGCGCC comes from the Verrucomicrobiota bacterium genome and includes:
- a CDS encoding homoserine O-acetyltransferase, which encodes MKDTNLKTGTFTFAEPPNEMQLESGRSFGPITLYYETYGTLNAAKSNVIYVCHALTGNAHLTGKYEGEETSSGWWSEAIGPGKPFDTNKYFIVASNCLGGCSGSTGPNSIDPKTDKPYAVSFPPITIRDIVNAKHHLLRDHFGLDQVLCMTGGSIGGMQVLQWAVDHPGFARAIMPVAATDALTAQAIAFNKVGRHAIMADPHWNGGDYYDTMPELEGLALARMVAHITYLSEEGMRRKFGREHTNIDKWHEFDEQFQVESYLDHQGEKFVKVRKFDANSYIYLSRAMDWYDLSRGYGTIEEALARIEARVFMMSFTSDWLFPAEHMARMAQILEAQGKSVVYHEIRSAYGHDAFLVEYDRINPYFRAFLSSLEF
- a CDS encoding aldehyde dehydrogenase EutE, with translation MKLTEEQIAAIVRKVSDRLAAEPSAAPPPDALTCEIAREDGVFDDIDRCFDAAWEAYRFLESGTLDVRCAIIAAMRQAAVDAAPMLSRLAVEETRLGRADDKVKKNLLVATKTPGTEALRPEAFTGDRGMTLTEWAPYGVICSITPCTNPTETIICNAIGMVAAGNSVIFNPHPLAKRTSQRCVQLLNRAIVSAGGPPNLLSTLAEPTIETAGAFMKHPRLPLLVVTGGPAVVKAAMACGKKVIAAGPGNPPVVVDETADLPKAGRDIVAGASLDNNIICTDEKVVIAVDGIADQLKILMREHGAYELSRDQAKALNAIIIATPPTDGCRGEPRKEWIGQDAKRILAELGVQVDDSIRLVIVDVPADDPLVRTEQLMPVLPIVRVPSVDEGIALAKDVEAGCRHTASMWSRNIDKLHAMARTINTSIFVKNGPNYAGLGLGGEGFTSFTIASPTGEGLTCARHFVRHRRCTLVDAFRIV
- a CDS encoding sulfite exporter TauE/SafE family protein; the protein is MLGVDLPVAGQSIDLVALLVLGLASGFVAGFYGVGGGIITVPMLYIVFRVDSNVAVGSSLAVILGTSISATIRHHRLRQVDARLGLLMFAGGFVGTWLGAGLVELLKRLGEFSFAPRAILAVNFVIPLIYGVYLVLVGRTFQRETARRRQELRDNPDAPFRAPLRRVLERLAWRPLVSLPSSGIERVSVWMLALIGVLAGLTAGLLGVGGGIVMVPAMIYILGVPTGIAIGTSLFMIILNSAVGTFFHASGLGFFSRTGNSNCDLVLATCLLIGSTLGAQLGAAITKKLHGVQIRRTFAYLAYATAIVTALRLADNLGLFGGK